A stretch of the Microcella sp. genome encodes the following:
- a CDS encoding carboxyl transferase domain-containing protein yields the protein MQTLASTAAQHESFARNAEAMQALVDDLRERLATAALGGSEASRERHVARGKLLPRERIDQLLDEGSPFLELAPLAATGLYDDEAPGAGVIAGVGMVEGRPVLVISNDATVKGGTYFPITVKKHLRAQDVALENRLPCIYLVDSGGAYLPMQDEVFPDRDHFGRIFYNQARLSAAGIAQIASVMGSCTAGGAYVPAMSDETVIVRGQGTIFLGGPPLVKAAIGEEVTAEELGGGELHARTSGVVDHLADDDRHALEIVRDIVATLPQPGERAWSVTEARPPVVDESELYGVVPTDVQAPYDVREVIARLVDASELHEFKAEYGTTLVTGFASIHGHPVGIVANNGVLFSEAAVKGAHFIELCDQRGIPLLFLQNISGFMVGRDAEAGGIAKHGAKMVTAVATTRVPKLTVVIGGSFGAGNYSMCGRAYSPRFLWMWPNARISVMGGQQAAKVLSTVRRDQLGDDWSADDQAAFEEPIRAQYESQGSPYYSTGRLWDDGIIDPADTRTVLGLALELCSRTPLPDPAFGLFRM from the coding sequence ATGCAGACGCTCGCATCCACCGCAGCGCAGCACGAGAGCTTCGCTCGCAACGCCGAGGCGATGCAGGCGCTGGTCGACGACTTGCGCGAGCGTCTGGCCACCGCAGCGCTGGGGGGCTCTGAAGCCTCGCGTGAGCGCCACGTCGCCCGCGGCAAGCTGCTGCCGCGCGAGCGCATCGACCAGCTGCTCGACGAGGGCAGCCCGTTTCTCGAGCTCGCCCCGCTCGCGGCGACGGGCCTGTACGACGACGAAGCGCCGGGCGCGGGCGTGATTGCCGGCGTCGGCATGGTCGAGGGCCGGCCCGTACTCGTCATCAGCAACGACGCGACCGTCAAGGGCGGCACCTACTTTCCGATCACGGTCAAGAAGCACCTGCGTGCGCAAGATGTCGCGCTCGAGAACCGCCTGCCGTGCATCTACCTCGTCGACTCGGGCGGCGCCTACTTGCCGATGCAAGACGAGGTCTTTCCTGACCGCGACCACTTCGGGCGTATCTTCTACAACCAGGCTCGACTGTCGGCGGCCGGCATCGCGCAGATCGCCTCGGTCATGGGCTCGTGCACGGCGGGCGGCGCCTACGTGCCCGCGATGAGCGACGAGACCGTGATCGTGCGCGGGCAGGGCACGATCTTTCTCGGCGGCCCGCCGCTGGTGAAGGCCGCGATCGGCGAAGAGGTCACGGCCGAAGAGCTCGGTGGCGGCGAGCTGCACGCGCGCACGAGCGGCGTCGTCGACCACCTCGCCGACGACGACCGGCACGCGCTCGAGATCGTGCGCGATATCGTCGCGACGTTGCCGCAGCCCGGTGAGCGTGCCTGGTCGGTCACCGAGGCACGCCCTCCGGTCGTCGACGAGAGCGAGCTCTACGGCGTCGTGCCGACTGACGTGCAGGCGCCCTACGACGTGCGCGAGGTCATCGCGCGGCTCGTCGATGCGAGCGAGTTGCACGAGTTCAAGGCCGAGTACGGCACGACGCTCGTGACGGGCTTCGCGAGCATCCACGGTCACCCCGTTGGCATCGTCGCCAACAACGGCGTGCTGTTCAGCGAGGCCGCCGTGAAGGGCGCGCACTTCATCGAGCTGTGCGATCAGCGCGGCATTCCGCTGCTGTTTCTGCAGAACATCTCGGGCTTCATGGTCGGTCGCGATGCCGAGGCCGGGGGCATCGCGAAGCACGGCGCCAAGATGGTCACGGCCGTCGCGACGACCCGCGTGCCGAAGCTCACCGTCGTCATCGGCGGCTCGTTCGGGGCAGGCAACTACTCGATGTGCGGGCGGGCCTACTCGCCGCGCTTCTTGTGGATGTGGCCCAACGCCCGCATCTCGGTCATGGGCGGGCAGCAGGCGGCCAAGGTGCTCTCGACCGTGCGCCGCGACCAGCTCGGCGACGACTGGTCGGCGGACGATCAGGCGGCGTTCGAAGAACCGATCCGCGCGCAGTACGAGAGTCAGGGCAGCCCCTACTACTCGACCGGCCGTCTGTGGGATGACGGCATCATCGACCCCGCCGACACTCGCACCGTGCTCGGCCTCGCGCTCGAGCTCTGCAGCCGCACGCCGCTGCCCGACCCGGCCTTCGGCCTGTTCCGGATGTGA
- a CDS encoding acetyl/propionyl/methylcrotonyl-CoA carboxylase subunit alpha, translated as MASLFDTVLVANRGEIACRVIRTLRALGIRSVAVYSDADADARHVREADIAVRIGPAPAASSYLSIEAVIDAARQTGAQAIHPGYGFLSENAHFASACDAAGIVFIGPPIGAITTMGDKIRSRDHVGARGVPITPGIGAAGDTDDDLIAGAATVGFPLIIKPSAGGGGKGMSVVESAEQLPEALRSARRVARAAFGDDTLLLERFITSPRHIEVQVLADRHGTVVHLGERECSLQRRHQKIIEEAPSALLDEQTRERIGEAACEVARSVDYVGAGTVEFLVSAERPDEFFFMEMNTRLQVEHPVTELVTGVDLVEQQVRIAAGEPLNLPPLTITGHAVEARLYAEDPSRGFVPETGTVLRLREPAGPGVRVDSALIEGLEIGADYDPMLAKVIGHGHDRAQAIERLDAALADTVVLGVQTNAAFLRALLALDEVRSGELDTGLIERSDLTLPETPPSVRAVAARAEHRAAEAAAQRSDSPLWCMPSGWRLGEHRPARYDIDGAMTAPDERGHERAVVERAESMTWVHVDGTTYRLRRRSRAEQLADHRASLTRVAGVADPTVRSAMPGAVVALRASTGDLVVAGDPLVTIEAMKMEHTMLASVAGTVTVTVAVGDQVRLDQVVAHIHPHEGDPA; from the coding sequence ATGGCCTCCCTGTTCGACACGGTGCTCGTCGCCAACCGCGGTGAGATCGCCTGCCGCGTGATCCGCACCCTGCGTGCGCTCGGCATCCGCTCGGTGGCGGTCTACAGCGACGCCGATGCGGATGCACGGCACGTGCGAGAGGCGGATATCGCGGTGCGCATCGGCCCGGCCCCCGCTGCGTCGAGCTACCTGAGCATCGAGGCCGTGATCGACGCCGCACGGCAGACCGGCGCGCAGGCGATTCACCCCGGCTACGGCTTCCTCTCGGAGAATGCCCACTTCGCGAGCGCTTGCGACGCGGCGGGCATCGTCTTCATCGGGCCGCCGATCGGGGCCATCACGACCATGGGCGACAAGATCCGCTCGCGCGACCACGTCGGCGCGCGGGGCGTGCCGATCACGCCCGGCATCGGTGCGGCGGGCGATACCGACGACGACCTGATTGCGGGGGCCGCGACCGTCGGCTTTCCGCTCATCATCAAGCCGTCGGCGGGCGGCGGGGGCAAGGGCATGTCGGTCGTCGAGAGCGCCGAGCAGCTGCCCGAAGCGCTGCGCAGTGCGCGGCGGGTCGCCCGTGCGGCCTTCGGCGACGACACCCTGCTGCTCGAGCGCTTCATCACCTCGCCGCGCCACATCGAGGTGCAGGTGCTCGCCGACCGGCACGGCACCGTCGTGCACCTAGGCGAGCGCGAGTGCTCGCTGCAACGTCGTCACCAGAAGATCATCGAAGAGGCGCCCTCGGCCCTGCTCGACGAGCAGACGCGCGAGCGCATCGGCGAGGCGGCGTGCGAGGTGGCGCGCAGCGTCGACTACGTCGGGGCCGGCACGGTCGAGTTTCTGGTCTCTGCCGAGCGCCCCGACGAGTTCTTCTTTATGGAGATGAACACGCGCCTGCAGGTCGAGCACCCCGTGACCGAGCTCGTGACGGGGGTCGACCTCGTCGAGCAGCAGGTGCGCATTGCCGCGGGGGAGCCGCTGAACCTGCCGCCCCTCACGATCACGGGCCACGCCGTCGAGGCGCGGCTCTACGCCGAAGACCCCTCCCGCGGCTTCGTGCCCGAGACCGGCACGGTGCTGCGGCTGCGCGAGCCCGCCGGCCCGGGCGTGCGCGTCGACAGCGCACTGATCGAGGGCCTCGAGATCGGCGCCGACTACGACCCGATGCTCGCCAAAGTCATCGGGCACGGTCACGATCGCGCACAGGCGATCGAGCGACTGGATGCTGCGCTCGCCGACACCGTCGTGCTCGGTGTGCAGACCAACGCCGCGTTTTTGCGCGCGCTGCTCGCCCTCGATGAGGTGCGCAGCGGTGAGCTCGACACGGGGCTCATCGAGCGCAGCGACCTCACCCTGCCCGAGACGCCGCCCTCGGTGCGAGCGGTGGCCGCGCGTGCCGAGCACCGTGCCGCCGAGGCTGCAGCGCAGCGTTCTGACAGCCCCCTGTGGTGCATGCCCTCGGGGTGGCGTCTCGGCGAGCACCGCCCCGCGCGCTACGACATCGACGGCGCGATGACCGCGCCCGACGAGCGCGGCCACGAGCGTGCCGTCGTCGAGCGCGCGGAGAGCATGACCTGGGTGCACGTCGACGGCACGACCTACCGGCTACGCCGCCGCAGCCGCGCCGAGCAGCTCGCCGACCACCGGGCGAGCCTCACGCGGGTGGCCGGAGTCGCCGACCCGACCGTGCGCTCGGCGATGCCCGGCGCGGTTGTCGCGCTGCGAGCATCCACTGGAGATTTGGTCGTTGCGGGAGACCCGCTCGTGACGATCGAGGCGATGAAGATGGAGCACACCATGCTCGCCTCCGTCGCCGGAACCGTGACGGTCACCGTCGCGGTGGGCGACCAGGTCAGACTCGACCAGGTCGTCGCGCACATACATCCCCACGAAGGAGACCCCGCATGA
- a CDS encoding acyl-CoA dehydrogenase family protein, giving the protein MTTLTPEQQRLSDEVRAFADTVVAPAAYEYDTKRELPYDIIRQMGEMGLFGLAVPEQYGGQGKTYVELCLAVEQLARVDQSIAVTLEAGLGLGVMPLLRDGTEVQKQQWVPMLARGEALAAFGLTEAEAGSDAGATKTTAELDGDEWVINGSKQFITNSGSDITRLITVTAVTGRRENGAPELSAILVPSGTPGLTVHPAYDKVGWHTSDTHPLTFENVRVPRENLLGERGKGFASFLKTLDEGRVAFAALCTGAAQGCLEEALRYAKERVVFGRPIGDNQHIAFMIARMQARVHQARLVTYDAARRIVEGTPFSMQASIAKLVSSEAAMANARDASHIFGGYGFLNENAVARHYRDSKILEVGEGTTEVQLMIISRQLGLA; this is encoded by the coding sequence ATGACGACCCTCACCCCCGAGCAGCAGCGCCTGAGCGACGAGGTGCGCGCGTTCGCCGACACCGTCGTGGCGCCCGCCGCCTACGAGTACGACACGAAGCGCGAGCTGCCCTACGACATCATTCGGCAGATGGGCGAGATGGGGCTGTTCGGCCTCGCCGTGCCCGAGCAGTACGGCGGGCAGGGCAAGACCTATGTCGAGCTGTGCCTCGCCGTCGAGCAGCTCGCGCGCGTCGACCAATCGATCGCCGTGACCCTCGAGGCGGGCCTCGGCCTCGGCGTCATGCCGCTGCTGCGCGACGGCACCGAGGTGCAGAAGCAGCAGTGGGTGCCAATGCTCGCGCGGGGCGAGGCTCTCGCGGCGTTCGGGCTCACCGAGGCCGAAGCGGGCTCGGATGCGGGCGCGACGAAGACGACCGCCGAGCTCGACGGCGACGAGTGGGTCATCAACGGCTCGAAGCAGTTCATCACCAATTCGGGCTCTGACATCACGCGACTCATTACCGTGACGGCAGTCACCGGCCGACGCGAGAACGGAGCCCCCGAACTGAGCGCGATTCTGGTGCCGAGCGGCACCCCGGGGCTCACCGTGCACCCCGCCTACGACAAGGTCGGCTGGCACACCTCCGACACGCACCCGCTGACGTTCGAGAACGTGCGCGTGCCGCGCGAGAACCTGCTGGGCGAGCGCGGCAAGGGCTTTGCATCGTTTCTGAAGACGCTCGACGAGGGCCGCGTGGCCTTCGCGGCTCTCTGCACGGGCGCTGCGCAGGGCTGCCTCGAAGAGGCCCTGCGCTATGCGAAAGAGCGCGTCGTGTTCGGTCGGCCGATTGGCGACAACCAGCACATCGCTTTCATGATCGCCCGCATGCAGGCGCGGGTGCACCAGGCCCGGCTCGTCACCTATGACGCCGCCCGCCGCATCGTAGAAGGCACCCCGTTCTCGATGCAGGCGAGCATCGCCAAGCTCGTCTCGAGTGAAGCCGCCATGGCCAATGCGCGCGATGCGAGCCACATCTTCGGCGGATACGGCTTCTTGAACGAGAATGCGGTCGCAAGGCACTACCGTGACTCGAAGATTCTCGAGGTCGGCGAAGGCACGACGGAGGTGCAGCTCATGATCATTTCGCGACAGCTGGGGCTCGCATGA
- a CDS encoding MaoC family dehydratase — MTGRRIEQRGLWFEEFEVGATYAHAPGRTATEADNVLFTTMTMNTQSLHLDAAWSAQQPFGERLVNSMFTLSTMVGASVAQLTQGTIVANLGFGAVAFPHPVRHGDTLYFETLVESKRLSSSRPGQGIVVLHHSARNQEGVVVATAERSALVWCEGARS; from the coding sequence ATGACGGGTCGCCGTATCGAACAGCGCGGGCTCTGGTTCGAGGAGTTCGAGGTCGGGGCGACCTACGCGCACGCGCCGGGCCGCACCGCGACCGAGGCCGACAACGTGCTGTTCACCACGATGACCATGAACACGCAGTCACTGCACCTCGACGCGGCGTGGTCGGCGCAGCAGCCCTTCGGCGAGCGGCTGGTGAACTCGATGTTCACACTCTCGACCATGGTCGGAGCATCCGTCGCTCAACTGACCCAGGGCACGATCGTGGCCAACCTCGGGTTCGGGGCCGTCGCCTTTCCGCACCCGGTGAGGCACGGCGACACGCTCTACTTCGAGACGCTCGTCGAGAGCAAGCGACTCTCGTCGTCGCGACCCGGACAGGGCATCGTCGTGCTGCATCACAGCGCTCGCAATCAGGAGGGTGTCGTCGTGGCGACAGCCGAGCGATCAGCGCTCGTGTGGTGCGAGGGCGCGCGGTCGTGA
- a CDS encoding HpcH/HpaI aldolase/citrate lyase family protein, with the protein MSLDLGPALLFCPADRPDRYQKAAERADAVILDLEDAVAPADKTDARRALIDHPLDPATTIVRVNARGTDDHTLDVAALEQTAYRTIMLPKAVDATGLESYSVIALCETAAGVLASEALAAQPHVVALMWGAEDLVASLGGSSSRHDDARYRDVAVHARARILVAAGAHGKTAIDAVHLDIADLDGLGLEARDAAAQGFAATACIHPGQVETVRAAYRPSEADIVHARAVVDAAQGASGVFVLDGVMVDEPVVRHARRVLQRARVAS; encoded by the coding sequence GTGAGTCTCGACCTCGGCCCCGCGCTGCTCTTCTGCCCGGCCGATCGCCCCGATCGGTACCAGAAAGCCGCCGAACGGGCAGACGCGGTCATCCTCGATCTCGAAGACGCTGTCGCGCCCGCCGACAAGACGGATGCTCGCCGCGCCCTCATCGACCACCCACTCGACCCGGCCACGACGATCGTGCGGGTCAACGCTCGCGGCACCGATGACCACACGCTCGATGTCGCCGCACTGGAGCAGACTGCCTACCGCACGATCATGCTGCCGAAGGCGGTCGATGCCACGGGGCTCGAGAGCTACTCGGTCATCGCGCTGTGCGAGACGGCGGCGGGAGTGCTCGCGAGCGAGGCGCTCGCCGCGCAGCCGCACGTCGTCGCCCTCATGTGGGGAGCCGAAGATCTCGTCGCGTCACTGGGCGGCTCGTCGAGCCGACATGACGACGCCCGCTATCGCGATGTCGCGGTGCACGCTCGGGCGCGCATCCTGGTCGCCGCCGGCGCTCACGGCAAGACCGCGATCGACGCGGTGCACCTCGACATCGCCGACCTTGACGGCCTGGGGCTCGAAGCTCGAGACGCGGCGGCGCAGGGTTTCGCGGCGACCGCGTGCATTCACCCCGGCCAGGTCGAGACGGTGCGCGCGGCGTACCGGCCGAGTGAGGCCGACATCGTTCATGCTCGCGCTGTCGTCGACGCCGCGCAAGGCGCATCGGGAGTCTTCGTGCTCGACGGCGTCATGGTCGACGAGCCGGTGGTTCGCCACGCCCGCCGTGTACTGCAGCGCGCACGAGTCGCGTCGTAG
- a CDS encoding globin, with the protein MVELGQRSGDDPQTTFYEQVGGHETFELLVRRFYDGVAADPVLKPMYPDDDMEGAIWRLTAFLEQYWGGPGTYSQQRGHPRLRMRHNPFHINPDARDRWLSHMRAAVESLTLSPLHEATLWDYLERAAFAMVNTFEETP; encoded by the coding sequence ATGGTCGAGCTCGGTCAGCGCAGCGGTGATGACCCGCAGACCACCTTTTACGAGCAGGTGGGCGGCCACGAGACGTTCGAGTTGCTGGTGCGCCGGTTCTACGACGGCGTCGCGGCCGACCCGGTGCTGAAGCCCATGTACCCCGACGACGACATGGAGGGGGCCATCTGGCGCCTGACAGCCTTTCTCGAGCAGTACTGGGGCGGGCCGGGCACCTACAGCCAACAGCGCGGGCACCCTCGCTTGCGCATGCGGCACAACCCCTTTCACATCAATCCGGATGCTCGCGATCGGTGGCTCTCTCACATGAGGGCGGCTGTCGAAAGCCTGACCCTGTCGCCCTTGCACGAGGCGACGCTCTGGGACTACCTGGAGCGCGCCGCCTTCGCCATGGTCAACACCTTCGAGGAGACCCCATGA
- a CDS encoding mechanosensitive ion channel family protein: METFDWAAFWAAIGTFLTTYDAPFRIVGVIIGAMLLRVILVAIIRRVVDRVVSGVKKSQNVDDTVELNASPLYAVRVVQRTRTMGSVLNNLVTWGIVSVAFVLILGELNFSVTALIASAGILGAALGFGAQNVVKDMLNGLFMVFEDQLGVGDIVELQSTQGPVGGVVETVGVRVTQVRDVGGTLWYVRNGEIINVGNKSQGWARVIIDIPAPYSSDVDAVQQVLLDTAQAMADEPEYKRKVLEKPEVWGIESISAEALVIRLVMKVRTADQFDIARVLRLRLKLALDQMGVAVPSLNRVVMDGLASPSPKSGSRRPSAAPPEDSDL; the protein is encoded by the coding sequence ATGGAGACCTTCGACTGGGCAGCCTTCTGGGCTGCCATCGGCACGTTCTTGACGACGTACGACGCGCCCTTCCGCATCGTCGGCGTCATCATCGGCGCGATGCTGCTGCGGGTGATTCTCGTCGCCATCATCCGCCGGGTGGTCGACCGGGTCGTCTCGGGCGTCAAGAAGTCGCAGAACGTCGATGACACCGTCGAGCTCAACGCCTCCCCTCTCTACGCCGTGCGCGTCGTGCAGCGCACGCGCACGATGGGCTCGGTGCTCAACAACCTCGTCACGTGGGGCATCGTCTCGGTCGCGTTCGTGCTCATTCTCGGCGAGCTCAACTTCTCGGTCACGGCGCTCATCGCCTCGGCCGGCATCTTGGGCGCGGCGCTGGGCTTCGGCGCGCAGAACGTCGTGAAAGACATGCTCAACGGCCTATTCATGGTGTTCGAAGACCAGCTCGGCGTCGGCGACATCGTTGAGCTGCAGTCGACGCAGGGGCCGGTCGGCGGCGTCGTCGAGACGGTCGGCGTGCGCGTCACCCAGGTGCGCGACGTCGGCGGAACCCTCTGGTACGTGCGCAACGGCGAGATCATCAATGTCGGCAACAAGTCGCAAGGCTGGGCGCGCGTCATCATCGACATTCCCGCCCCCTACTCGTCTGACGTCGACGCGGTGCAGCAGGTGCTGCTCGACACCGCTCAAGCCATGGCCGACGAGCCCGAGTACAAGCGCAAGGTGCTCGAGAAGCCCGAGGTCTGGGGCATCGAGTCGATCTCGGCCGAGGCCCTCGTGATCCGTCTCGTCATGAAGGTACGCACGGCCGACCAGTTCGACATCGCCCGCGTGCTGCGACTGCGCCTCAAGCTCGCGCTCGACCAGATGGGCGTTGCCGTGCCCTCGCTCAACCGCGTGGTCATGGACGGCCTCGCGTCGCCGTCGCCCAAGTCAGGCAGCCGCCGCCCGTCGGCCGCGCCGCCGGAAGACAGCGACCTGTGA
- the pepN gene encoding aminopeptidase N, whose translation MPAENLTRVEAQERKAIVETESYVIGLDLTTGDEVFRSTSTVTFSATAGASTFIDAITRTAHSVTLNGVELDASAVADGTRIQLDNLAEQNVLTVVADHEYTNSGEGLHRFVDPVDGEVYLYSQFEVPDSRRVFAVFEQPDLKATFQFTVTAPASWVVVSNAPVDNRTENGDAATTVFAATKRISSYITAIIAGPYQSVHSELTSSDGRTIPLGIFARASLFEHLDADYIFDITRKGFEYFESKFGVAYPFEKYDQLFVPEFNAGAMENAGAVTFTEVYIFRSKVTDAVKERRVVTILHELAHMWFGDLVTMKWWNDLWLNESFAEWASTIATAEATEWTEAWTTFQAMEKSWAYRQDQLPSTHPVVATINDLEDVQVNFDGITYAKGGSVLKQLVAWVGQDAFFAGVGRYFDKHAWGNTELSDLLHELEQTSGRQLGDWSKLWLETSGVNTLRPELTVDESGVITSFAVLQSAHPDYPTIRPHRMAVGFYELVDGALTRTHRLELDVDGTRTEVPELIGMPRPALVLLNDDDLAYAKIRLDEDSLAVAIEHLAKIENPLARSLVWGSAWDSTRDAETAPRDYVRLVLGNIASETESTTVRTTLTQLLTVARLYVDPAARPGTIAEIGDALWSLAQSAEAGSDSQFQFVKFFANVASTPSHVETLAGLRDGSITLPGVEIDTDLEWELLEGLAINGAASRADIDAALARDNTSNGQQAAARAAAALPGVDDKRAAFDSLVASDELPNVIVRMTAMGYTHVNDPANLEPLVAPYFDALREVWSSRTHAIAEYIVLGLYPAPLASSELVEATNAWLEANSDAPPALRRLVTENLAGVERALAAQDRDRT comes from the coding sequence GTGCCCGCAGAGAACCTGACCCGCGTCGAAGCGCAAGAGCGCAAGGCCATTGTCGAGACCGAGAGCTATGTCATCGGTCTTGACCTGACGACGGGCGACGAGGTGTTCCGGTCGACGTCGACCGTCACCTTCTCGGCCACCGCGGGCGCGAGCACCTTCATCGATGCGATCACCCGCACGGCGCACAGCGTCACCCTCAACGGCGTCGAGCTCGACGCTTCCGCGGTCGCCGACGGCACGCGCATCCAGCTCGATAACCTCGCCGAGCAGAACGTGCTCACGGTCGTCGCCGACCACGAGTACACGAACTCGGGCGAAGGCCTGCACCGCTTCGTCGACCCGGTCGACGGCGAGGTCTACCTGTACTCGCAGTTCGAGGTGCCCGACAGCCGCCGCGTGTTCGCGGTGTTCGAGCAGCCCGACTTGAAGGCCACGTTCCAGTTCACCGTCACTGCGCCCGCGAGCTGGGTCGTCGTCTCCAACGCGCCCGTCGACAACCGCACCGAGAACGGTGACGCAGCCACGACGGTCTTCGCCGCCACGAAGCGCATCTCGAGCTACATCACCGCGATCATCGCTGGCCCCTACCAGAGCGTGCACAGCGAGCTGACGAGCAGCGACGGACGCACGATTCCCCTCGGCATCTTCGCCCGCGCGAGCCTCTTCGAGCACCTCGACGCTGACTACATCTTCGACATCACGCGCAAGGGCTTCGAGTACTTCGAGTCGAAGTTCGGCGTCGCCTACCCCTTCGAGAAGTACGACCAGCTCTTCGTACCCGAGTTCAATGCCGGCGCCATGGAGAACGCGGGGGCCGTGACCTTCACCGAGGTCTACATCTTCCGCAGTAAGGTCACCGACGCGGTGAAAGAGCGCCGCGTCGTCACGATCTTGCACGAGCTCGCGCACATGTGGTTCGGCGACCTGGTCACCATGAAGTGGTGGAACGACCTGTGGCTCAACGAGTCGTTCGCCGAATGGGCGTCGACGATCGCCACGGCCGAAGCCACCGAGTGGACCGAGGCGTGGACAACCTTCCAGGCCATGGAGAAGAGCTGGGCATACCGTCAAGACCAGCTGCCGAGCACGCACCCCGTCGTCGCGACCATCAACGACCTCGAAGACGTGCAGGTCAACTTCGACGGCATCACCTACGCCAAGGGCGGCAGCGTGCTCAAGCAACTCGTCGCCTGGGTCGGCCAAGACGCCTTCTTCGCTGGCGTCGGCCGCTACTTCGACAAGCACGCCTGGGGCAACACCGAGCTGAGCGACCTGCTGCACGAGCTCGAGCAGACGAGCGGCCGCCAACTCGGTGACTGGTCGAAACTCTGGCTCGAGACCTCCGGTGTCAACACACTGCGCCCCGAACTGACGGTCGACGAGTCGGGCGTCATCACGAGCTTCGCCGTGCTGCAGAGCGCGCACCCCGACTACCCGACGATCCGTCCGCACCGCATGGCGGTGGGCTTCTACGAGCTGGTGGATGGTGCGCTGACGCGCACTCACCGTCTCGAGCTCGACGTCGACGGCACCCGCACCGAGGTGCCCGAGCTGATCGGCATGCCGCGCCCGGCGCTCGTGCTGCTCAACGACGACGACCTCGCCTACGCCAAGATTCGCCTCGACGAAGACTCGCTCGCGGTCGCGATCGAGCACCTGGCGAAGATCGAGAACCCCCTTGCCCGCTCGCTCGTGTGGGGCTCGGCGTGGGATTCGACGCGCGATGCCGAGACGGCACCTCGCGACTACGTGCGCCTCGTGCTCGGCAACATCGCGAGCGAGACCGAATCGACCACGGTGCGCACGACGCTCACGCAGCTGCTCACCGTGGCCCGCCTCTACGTCGACCCGGCTGCGCGCCCCGGCACGATCGCCGAGATCGGCGATGCGCTGTGGTCGCTCGCTCAGTCTGCCGAGGCCGGAAGCGACAGCCAGTTCCAGTTCGTGAAGTTCTTCGCGAACGTCGCGAGCACGCCGTCCCACGTCGAAACGCTCGCTGGCTTGCGCGACGGCTCGATCACCCTGCCCGGCGTCGAGATCGACACCGACCTCGAGTGGGAGCTACTCGAGGGCCTCGCGATCAACGGCGCAGCATCCCGAGCCGACATCGACGCAGCGCTCGCCCGCGACAACACCTCGAACGGCCAGCAGGCGGCCGCTCGTGCCGCGGCTGCACTGCCCGGCGTCGACGACAAGCGCGCGGCGTTCGACTCGCTCGTGGCGAGCGACGAACTGCCCAACGTCATCGTGCGCATGACGGCGATGGGCTACACGCACGTCAACGACCCCGCCAACCTCGAGCCGCTCGTGGCCCCCTACTTCGACGCCCTGCGCGAGGTGTGGTCGAGCCGCACGCACGCGATCGCCGAGTACATCGTTCTCGGGCTCTACCCGGCGCCGCTCGCCTCGAGCGAGCTCGTCGAGGCGACGAACGCCTGGCTCGAGGCGAACAGCGATGCCCCGCCCGCCCTGCGCCGCCTCGTCACCGAGAACCTCGCTGGGGTCGAGCGCGCACTCGCCGCGCAAGACCGCGACCGAACGTGA